One window of Nostoc sp. C052 genomic DNA carries:
- a CDS encoding NYN domain-containing protein, whose protein sequence is MGSPMNRLSIFVDGNNMFYAQQKNGWFFDPRRVLEYFKHEQSETTLINAFWYTGLKDPQDQRGFRDALISLGYTVRTKILKEYYDDTSGRYSQKANLDIEIVVDMFNTVDQYDRVVLFSGDGDFERAIELLRSKNTHITVVSTEGMIARELRNATDRYIDLNDIRDQIEKTEG, encoded by the coding sequence ATGGGTTCTCCAATGAATCGTCTGTCTATTTTTGTAGACGGAAACAATATGTTCTATGCTCAACAAAAAAATGGCTGGTTTTTTGACCCGCGGCGCGTCTTAGAATACTTTAAACATGAGCAATCAGAAACAACATTAATTAATGCCTTCTGGTACACTGGCTTAAAAGACCCACAAGATCAACGAGGTTTCAGAGATGCTCTCATTAGTCTAGGATATACGGTCAGGACTAAAATTCTGAAAGAATATTATGATGATACGTCCGGTCGCTACTCGCAAAAAGCGAATTTAGATATTGAAATTGTTGTAGATATGTTTAATACAGTAGACCAGTATGACCGAGTAGTATTATTCAGTGGCGATGGAGATTTTGAACGAGCAATAGAACTATTACGCTCAAAAAATACACATATTACGGTAGTATCAACTGAAGGAATGATCGCTAGAGAGCTGCGGAATGCTACTGATAGATATATAGATTTAAATGATATCAGAGATCAAATAGAAAAAACCGAAGGTTAG
- a CDS encoding 2-isopropylmalate synthase → MTNQTDRIIIFDTTLRDGEQCPGATLNIDEKLVIAKQLARLGVDVIEAGFAFASPGDFEAVKKIAQIVGTENGPVICSLARAIKADIEAAAEALKPAVNARIHTFISTSDIHLEYQLRKSRAEVLAIAEEMVAYAKSFMTDVEFSPMDAARTDPEFLYQVLERAIAAGATTVNIPDTVGYTTPSEFGAIIKGIIDNVPNIDQAIISVHGHNDLGLAVANFLEAVKNGARQLECTINGIGERAGNASLEELVMALHVRRQYFNPFLGRPADSQESLTNIDTRQIYKTSRLVSNLTGMLVQPNKAIVGANAFAHESGIHQDGVLKNKLTYEIMDAQLIGLTDNQIVLGKHSGRNAFRTRLKELGFELSDTELNKAFVRFKEVADKKKEISDWDLEAIVNDEIQQAPDLFRVELVQVSCGSNARPTATVTLRTPEGEELTDAAIGTGPVDAVYKAINRVVNVPNQLIEFSVQSVTAGIDAIGEVTIRLRYESKVFSGHAANTDIIVASAQAYVNALNRLYASLQTQQKPEEVSAQKV, encoded by the coding sequence ATGACAAACCAAACAGATCGAATCATCATTTTTGATACGACATTGCGAGATGGAGAGCAGTGTCCAGGAGCGACTTTGAATATAGACGAAAAGCTAGTTATTGCCAAACAATTAGCGCGTCTAGGTGTAGATGTCATTGAGGCAGGATTTGCCTTTGCGAGTCCTGGGGATTTTGAAGCAGTCAAGAAGATTGCTCAAATTGTCGGGACAGAAAATGGCCCAGTAATTTGTAGTTTGGCAAGAGCAATTAAAGCAGACATTGAAGCGGCAGCCGAAGCATTAAAGCCGGCAGTTAATGCCAGAATTCACACATTTATTTCGACTTCTGATATTCATTTAGAGTATCAATTGCGGAAGTCACGGGCAGAAGTGTTAGCGATCGCCGAAGAAATGGTAGCTTATGCTAAGTCCTTCATGACAGATGTCGAATTTTCGCCGATGGATGCGGCGCGTACCGATCCAGAATTTTTGTACCAAGTTTTAGAGCGGGCGATCGCAGCTGGTGCAACAACAGTTAACATTCCCGATACCGTCGGTTACACCACCCCTAGCGAATTTGGAGCCATCATTAAGGGCATTATCGACAATGTTCCCAACATCGACCAAGCCATTATTTCCGTTCATGGTCATAATGATCTAGGCTTGGCAGTTGCTAACTTCTTAGAAGCCGTGAAAAATGGCGCGCGGCAGCTAGAATGTACCATCAATGGCATTGGCGAACGTGCCGGAAATGCCTCACTAGAAGAATTGGTAATGGCACTGCACGTCCGACGACAATATTTTAACCCCTTCTTAGGAAGACCAGCAGATTCTCAAGAATCCCTGACAAATATTGACACCCGACAAATTTACAAAACTTCCCGCTTAGTTTCTAATTTGACGGGAATGTTAGTACAGCCAAATAAAGCGATCGTGGGGGCCAATGCCTTTGCCCATGAGTCTGGGATTCACCAAGATGGGGTGTTAAAAAACAAACTGACTTACGAAATTATGGATGCCCAATTGATTGGCTTAACAGACAATCAAATAGTATTGGGTAAACATTCCGGTAGAAATGCTTTCCGTACTCGGTTGAAAGAATTGGGCTTTGAACTGTCGGATACTGAATTAAATAAAGCCTTCGTTAGATTCAAAGAAGTAGCAGATAAAAAGAAAGAAATTTCTGATTGGGATTTGGAAGCGATCGTTAATGATGAAATTCAACAAGCACCCGATTTGTTTCGAGTGGAGTTGGTGCAAGTTTCCTGTGGTAGCAATGCCCGTCCTACTGCTACAGTTACTCTGCGTACCCCAGAAGGCGAAGAATTAACCGATGCTGCGATCGGTACTGGGCCAGTGGATGCAGTTTATAAAGCCATCAACCGTGTAGTGAATGTACCCAACCAGTTGATTGAGTTTTCTGTGCAGTCAGTCACAGCCGGTATTGATGCTATTGGCGAAGTGACGATTCGTTTACGTTATGAATCTAAAGTGTTTTCTGGTCATGCAGCGAACACAGATATCATTGTGGCATCCGCGCAAGCTTATGTAAATGCGTTGAATAGGTTGTATGCATCTTTGCAAACTCAACAAAAGCCAGAGGAAGTATCTGCACAGAAAGTGTAA
- a CDS encoding amino acid ABC transporter substrate-binding protein: protein MYKKIAIPILSLMFATLMPNVVAAETVMQKIARTGVLTAGTSRDALPFAYVDSKGKLNGYSVDMLTLIKEQLEKDLGKKIKLQLVGLSPSERIPKILNQQVDIVCDASSFTWKRDKKVDFSVSYGVTGTQLLVKKGSNLGSAESLIGKQIGVLAGTTNEQAIARVQPQAKLVYFKTRAEGYTALQKGTIDAFSSDSIILEAWLQQQKNPDDFAIAPDRPYSREGIACMVPENNSKFLDTVNYSLVKFMQGFVNGNQRYVTIFDRWFGSQGAVALNQDLRDLVVETMQLLIEFREEIPKSDL, encoded by the coding sequence ATGTATAAAAAAATTGCTATTCCTATTTTAAGTCTCATGTTTGCAACGCTCATGCCTAATGTGGTCGCTGCTGAAACTGTGATGCAAAAAATAGCCAGAACAGGGGTATTAACCGCTGGTACTAGTAGAGATGCGCTACCTTTTGCCTATGTGGATAGTAAAGGAAAGTTAAATGGCTATTCTGTAGATATGCTAACTCTGATTAAAGAGCAATTAGAAAAAGACTTAGGAAAAAAAATTAAACTGCAATTAGTTGGTCTTAGCCCCTCTGAACGGATTCCTAAAATACTTAATCAACAAGTTGATATTGTGTGTGATGCTAGTAGTTTTACATGGAAGCGAGATAAAAAAGTAGATTTTTCTGTCAGCTACGGTGTGACTGGAACCCAATTATTAGTTAAGAAAGGAAGTAATCTAGGTTCTGCTGAATCCCTGATTGGTAAGCAAATTGGCGTGCTGGCGGGAACCACAAATGAGCAGGCGATCGCTCGTGTACAACCCCAAGCTAAACTGGTATATTTTAAAACTAGGGCAGAGGGATACACAGCTTTGCAAAAAGGTACTATTGATGCTTTCTCATCCGATAGCATTATTTTAGAGGCATGGCTGCAACAGCAAAAAAATCCAGATGATTTTGCGATCGCACCCGATCGCCCTTATTCACGAGAAGGTATTGCTTGTATGGTGCCAGAAAATAACTCGAAATTCTTGGATACAGTCAACTATTCTCTAGTCAAGTTCATGCAAGGATTCGTCAATGGTAATCAGCGATATGTGACTATTTTTGACCGTTGGTTTGGATCTCAGGGCGCTGTAGCACTCAATCAGGATTTACGCGATTTGGTGGTGGAAACTATGCAATTGCTCATAGAATTTCGTGAGGAAATTCCCAAAAGTGACCTGTGA